The window GCGCTTCCCGGCGGGATGCTGCCCGAGGACGTGGATGCCGCCCAGGCCGCCGCCGAGGCGGTGCGCGGCGTTCCGTGCCCGCCGGGCGTGACCCTCACGGTGGACGCGCCGCTCCCCGGCGAGCCGGGCGGGGTGCGGGGGCACCAGGCGCTGCTGGCGCGGGCGATCCGCAACCTGGTGCTGAACGCGGTGCAGGCGGTGGGCCCCGCCGGCTCGGTGGGGGTCACGGTGCGCGCCGCGGGCGACCGGGTGCGCATCTCGGTGTGGGACGACGGGCCGGGGGTGGCGCCGGAGCACCGGGCCGGGCTCTTCACGCGGCCGTTCACCACGCGGCCGGGCGGGAGCGGGCTGGGGCTCCTGCTGGTGCGCCAGGTGGTCGAGGGGGTGCACGGCGGCACGGTGTCGCTCCGCCCCCGCGCGCCGAAGGGATCCATCTTCCACATCGAGCTGCCGCGCGATCCGGGCTGACCCGGAACCGCAGGTTGCACGCAGAGAAACGGAGAAGCGGAGGATCGGGAAGATCCTTCGCTTCTCCGTTTCCATGTCGATGGGGCGTTTCTACGTCGATGGGCGTTTACCCTCGATCGACACCCCGATGACGTCATCCTGAGGCCGGCCACTCCACAACCCGCCGCCGCACAGTCACTTGCAGGCCGAAGGATCTATCGCCGGAATGCACGTGAGCATCGGAGGCGCACCGACCCGGCGGTTGCGGTGTGGCTGGCCTCGAAGTGCGCGATCCGGCTTCCTCACCGGCGACTGAAGTCGCGGCAACAACCACGGGAAGCCTCGCAAACTGCGCGAGGCTGTTCGGCGCGGAAGATGGTTCCTGCCGCGGAGTGGGATTGCCCCACGGTGGTGGACACCTCAATAAGCCTGTAGGTTCGGGCGAGGAGGTGGTCCATGGCTGAGAAGCGAAGGCAGTACACGCGCGAGTTCAAGGTGGAGGCGGTGCGGCTGGCGACGAGCGGAGAGAAGAAGCCGGCACAGGTAGCACGCGAGTTGGGGGTCCGACCTGA is drawn from Longimicrobium sp. and contains these coding sequences:
- a CDS encoding HAMP domain-containing sensor histidine kinase, whose protein sequence is MSDEVRAPAVPVFHLGAADPAGPPPLPRPAPDAEAQLSSFLAHELTTPVSTLVGLVHLLAEERLAGRAGDLAERALEAAAEVSRTVHELRALPGGMLPEDVDAAQAAAEAVRGVPCPPGVTLTVDAPLPGEPGGVRGHQALLARAIRNLVLNAVQAVGPAGSVGVTVRAAGDRVRISVWDDGPGVAPEHRAGLFTRPFTTRPGGSGLGLLLVRQVVEGVHGGTVSLRPRAPKGSIFHIELPRDPG
- a CDS encoding transposase encodes the protein MAEKRRQYTREFKVEAVRLATSGEKKPAQVARELGVRP